A DNA window from bacterium contains the following coding sequences:
- a CDS encoding methylcrotonoyl-CoA carboxylase, with protein sequence MILKSKISPESNSYKENYTFHQSLILDLDNKKLIVENAQNIADATGKKLSVKERIKTLLDPDSAFLELSTLAAIDQYDNEAPGAGIVTGIGQVCNRTVMIVANNYKVKGGTYFPLTVKKHLRAQEIAYENNLPCIYLVDSGGAFLPLQADVFPDRDHFGRIFYNQARLSAKGIPQIAVVLGSCTAGGAYVPSMCDESVIVKNQGTIFLAGPPLVKAATGEVVTAEDLGGADVHCKQSGVTDHYADNDTHALMITRDIVSHLGRKKHSLYTPSSSFANPLHDPSEILGILPKNKNQQFDVREIITRLVDGSEFHEFKQHYGNSLVTGFANIMGFEVGILANNGVLFSESAQKAAHFIELCNQRHIPLVFLQNITGFMVGKKYEAEGIAKHGAKMVTAVSTTRVPKFTVIIGGSYGAGNYGMCGRAFGPRMLFMWPNSRISVMGGEQAASVLSTVKIEQLNKQGKKLTEKEIEAIRTPILERYEHDGSPYFSTSRLWDDGIIDPRHTRAVLGLSLDACRYGNPSFDGPFGLFRM encoded by the coding sequence ATGATTCTAAAGTCAAAAATCTCGCCTGAGTCCAATTCTTATAAGGAAAATTATACTTTTCATCAATCACTCATTTTGGATTTAGATAATAAAAAATTAATCGTTGAAAACGCCCAAAATATAGCCGACGCCACGGGCAAAAAGCTTTCTGTTAAAGAGCGGATAAAAACACTCCTAGATCCGGATTCTGCTTTTTTAGAGCTTTCTACTTTAGCCGCTATTGATCAATACGATAACGAAGCTCCCGGGGCAGGAATTGTAACCGGTATTGGCCAGGTATGTAACCGCACGGTGATGATTGTAGCCAACAACTACAAGGTTAAAGGCGGCACTTATTTTCCACTGACCGTAAAAAAGCACCTAAGGGCCCAGGAAATTGCCTACGAAAACAACTTACCCTGTATTTATTTGGTAGATAGCGGTGGAGCTTTTTTACCACTACAAGCCGATGTATTTCCTGATCGAGATCATTTTGGACGCATTTTCTATAACCAAGCGCGTTTGTCTGCCAAAGGGATTCCACAAATTGCTGTAGTCCTGGGTTCGTGTACTGCGGGGGGGGCTTATGTTCCCAGCATGTGCGACGAATCGGTTATCGTAAAAAATCAGGGTACCATCTTTTTAGCAGGCCCTCCCCTGGTAAAAGCTGCTACCGGTGAAGTGGTAACAGCCGAAGATTTGGGCGGTGCGGATGTACATTGTAAGCAAAGTGGCGTAACCGACCATTATGCCGATAACGACACACATGCGCTGATGATTACACGTGATATTGTGAGCCATTTAGGACGGAAGAAACATTCTCTCTATACACCCTCTTCATCTTTCGCCAATCCTTTACACGATCCGAGCGAAATTTTGGGGATTTTGCCTAAAAATAAAAATCAGCAATTTGATGTCCGCGAAATCATCACCCGCCTTGTTGACGGATCGGAGTTTCACGAATTTAAACAACATTATGGCAATTCTCTTGTAACAGGTTTTGCCAACATCATGGGTTTTGAAGTAGGAATTTTGGCTAACAACGGTGTTCTCTTTAGTGAATCCGCTCAAAAAGCAGCCCATTTTATTGAGCTCTGCAATCAACGTCATATCCCTCTTGTTTTCTTGCAAAATATTACGGGCTTTATGGTGGGTAAAAAATACGAAGCTGAGGGAATAGCCAAGCATGGCGCTAAAATGGTAACGGCTGTTTCTACAACACGCGTTCCAAAATTTACCGTGATTATTGGTGGTTCTTATGGCGCCGGTAATTACGGCATGTGCGGCCGCGCTTTTGGACCCCGCATGCTTTTTATGTGGCCCAATAGCCGTATTTCAGTAATGGGTGGAGAGCAAGCGGCAAGTGTTCTTTCCACGGTGAAAATTGAACAGTTAAACAAGCAAGGTAAAAAATTAACAGAGAAAGAAATCGAAGCAATCCGTACCCCTATTTTAGAACGTTACGAACACGATGGTTCGCCCTACTTCAGCACCAGCCGATTGTGGGACGATGGTATTATTGACCCACGGCATACACGCGCTGTGTTAGGGTTATCGTTAGATGCTTGCCGTTATGGCAATCCCAGTTTTGACGGGCCGTTTGGATTATTTAGAATGTAG
- a CDS encoding MMPL family transporter, with protein sequence MSRKKSIFENLFRKIIPYSWLIIIFVVVLTALSAQRGIKLLSSINTNLQALLPDDYPSVKVARDIKQKFSKKQKGNNVVVVIDSPFQEVNERVVTDMATYLKKNPAIFDVKYLNENYEFSKDHKLLFLDYEDLEKIRDKIKRRIQQEKLGGLYIDLGGDDHKKESLDFDDLSNKYAGYINSARSPFVANSDGTILYMKVYPDPEKTSLKYYSGFFKEIEKSLKNFPLNEYGNDIHVSYAGSILTKVNEYNSLISDLTRAGLVSTIGIFIILFIYFRRFIAVFITFIPLITGILQGFAFCSFFVDSLNVVTSFLFSILCGLGIDVGIHMMDRYLDDRYHGISQADALVNVFTKTGKASTTSVLTTCASFFILVINDFKGFSEFGFIAGTGLLIVLLNYIIFFPPLLLYCEKIKLLNLKKGHKASTHKKFEALPHFPGYKKVLVGGVIIFIISCMLLPKIGFEWNYGILKFKDEKTLVAREKIRQVSGRVNSPAGLIITSKEEAELLKQEIKKRKDANPDATTLESFRSVYDLNPDRQDEKMALLHEIEILLNDDALNVIKGKKREAIDEFRRNIASTKKMDPQEVPQELIDQYHSETVNDPSMLAFIFPKADLELDDGRHAVDFFNEVNDIKINDKTYNASSDSVVFANVLLTMFAATKEAMLMSIGALLLLLYIDFKNVAKALTVFGMVIFGLVSMVATAALCGLKFNFFNMITLPTVLGMGEDNCVHIYSRFEEEGKKSVMRALSTSGMTGFLASATTIMGYVGLIFAHHPGLKSIGQFAVIGMTACMLTSLVFYPALLEYLKTKNKA encoded by the coding sequence ATGAGTCGTAAAAAATCCATTTTTGAGAACCTTTTTCGTAAAATAATTCCTTATTCGTGGTTGATTATTATCTTTGTTGTGGTTCTTACGGCGCTTAGCGCTCAGCGTGGTATCAAACTCTTGTCATCTATTAATACCAATTTACAGGCACTTTTGCCCGACGACTATCCCAGTGTAAAAGTAGCGCGTGATATTAAACAAAAATTTTCTAAAAAACAAAAGGGCAACAATGTGGTGGTTGTGATCGATTCGCCTTTTCAAGAGGTAAACGAGCGTGTTGTTACCGATATGGCGACTTATCTTAAAAAAAATCCGGCAATTTTTGATGTGAAGTATTTAAATGAAAACTATGAGTTTTCAAAAGATCACAAACTGTTATTTTTAGATTATGAAGATCTGGAAAAAATTCGTGATAAAATAAAACGCAGAATTCAGCAGGAAAAACTGGGTGGGTTATATATTGATTTGGGAGGAGATGATCATAAAAAGGAATCCCTCGATTTTGACGATTTATCTAATAAATATGCCGGTTATATCAATAGTGCCCGTTCACCTTTTGTAGCTAATTCAGATGGTACTATTTTATACATGAAGGTGTATCCTGATCCTGAAAAAACGAGTCTAAAATATTATAGTGGTTTTTTTAAGGAGATTGAAAAGTCTTTAAAAAATTTTCCTCTTAACGAATATGGAAATGATATTCATGTAAGTTACGCGGGCTCCATTTTAACTAAAGTAAATGAATATAACTCGCTTATTAGCGATTTAACGCGCGCGGGGCTTGTTTCAACCATCGGCATTTTTATTATTCTCTTTATTTATTTTAGAAGGTTTATCGCCGTATTTATCACTTTTATCCCATTAATTACCGGTATTTTGCAGGGCTTTGCCTTTTGCTCCTTTTTTGTAGATAGCCTAAATGTGGTAACCTCCTTCTTATTTTCTATTTTATGTGGCCTAGGCATTGATGTGGGGATTCACATGATGGACCGCTATTTAGATGATCGTTATCATGGTATTAGTCAAGCAGACGCCTTAGTTAATGTTTTTACTAAAACGGGCAAAGCTTCAACAACCAGTGTTCTTACAACATGTGCCAGTTTTTTTATTTTAGTAATCAACGATTTTAAAGGTTTTTCCGAATTTGGTTTTATTGCCGGTACGGGTTTATTGATTGTCCTTTTAAACTACATCATTTTTTTCCCGCCCTTGCTTTTATATTGCGAAAAAATAAAACTGCTCAATCTTAAAAAAGGCCATAAAGCGTCTACACATAAGAAATTTGAAGCGTTGCCACATTTTCCTGGCTATAAAAAAGTACTTGTTGGAGGAGTAATTATTTTTATTATCAGTTGTATGCTTTTGCCAAAAATTGGTTTTGAATGGAATTACGGGATTCTTAAGTTTAAAGACGAGAAAACTCTCGTTGCGCGTGAAAAAATACGCCAGGTATCGGGTAGGGTTAATTCTCCTGCCGGACTTATTATTACATCCAAAGAAGAAGCCGAATTATTAAAGCAGGAAATTAAAAAGCGCAAAGATGCTAACCCCGATGCCACTACCCTTGAAAGTTTTCGCTCTGTTTATGATTTAAATCCCGATCGTCAGGATGAAAAAATGGCTCTTTTGCACGAAATAGAGATTCTTTTAAATGATGATGCTTTAAATGTGATTAAAGGTAAAAAGCGAGAAGCAATAGATGAATTTAGAAGAAATATTGCCTCTACCAAAAAGATGGATCCTCAGGAAGTTCCGCAGGAGCTGATTGATCAGTATCATAGTGAAACTGTAAATGATCCTTCCATGTTAGCGTTTATATTTCCAAAAGCTGATTTGGAACTTGATGATGGGCGCCATGCCGTTGATTTTTTTAATGAAGTAAACGATATTAAAATTAATGATAAAACTTATAATGCATCTTCTGATTCGGTTGTTTTTGCCAATGTATTGCTCACCATGTTTGCCGCTACCAAGGAGGCTATGCTGATGAGCATTGGCGCATTGCTCTTGTTGCTATACATCGATTTTAAAAATGTAGCCAAAGCTTTAACAGTTTTTGGGATGGTTATTTTTGGTTTAGTATCTATGGTGGCTACAGCCGCTCTGTGCGGTCTTAAATTTAACTTTTTTAACATGATCACTCTTCCTACGGTGTTGGGGATGGGGGAAGATAATTGCGTTCATATTTACAGCCGTTTTGAAGAGGAGGGCAAAAAATCGGTGATGAGGGCTTTGTCTACCTCTGGCATGACTGGTTTTTTGGCCTCTGCTACAACTATTATGGGGTATGTGGGACTTATTTTTGCCCATCACCCGGGTCTTAAATCTATTGGCCAGTTTGCTGTTATTGGCATGACAGCTTGTATGTTAACTTCTCTTGTGTTTTATCCTGCTTTGCTGGAGTATCTAAAAACAAAAAATAAGGCATAA
- a CDS encoding response regulator transcription factor, with the protein MESVGVSTRKKVMVVDDHPIIRHGIIQLINQENDLTVCGQGGDIRSALEAIRHHYPDVVLVDISLKGGSGLDLIKEMREQFPGLPSLVVSMHDESVYAERALRAGAKGYIMKQEATDSMINAIRMVLKGDVYLSGRLKEKLIDKMIDGREFDGPNPVEKLSDRELEIFRMIGQGMGTRSIADHLRLSVKTVEAHRAHIKDKLNLKSANELVHQAILWVEGSHT; encoded by the coding sequence ATGGAAAGCGTGGGCGTTTCGACCCGTAAAAAAGTAATGGTTGTGGATGATCATCCCATTATTCGTCACGGCATTATTCAATTGATCAATCAGGAAAACGATTTAACGGTTTGTGGCCAGGGCGGCGATATTCGGAGTGCGCTGGAAGCTATTCGTCATCATTATCCCGATGTTGTGTTAGTAGATATTAGTCTTAAAGGCGGGAGTGGCCTTGATCTTATCAAGGAAATGCGTGAACAGTTCCCTGGATTGCCGTCTCTTGTTGTATCCATGCACGATGAATCGGTTTATGCCGAGCGTGCCTTACGTGCCGGTGCTAAGGGTTATATCATGAAGCAGGAAGCTACCGACAGTATGATTAATGCCATACGCATGGTGTTAAAAGGTGATGTGTATTTAAGTGGTCGTCTCAAAGAAAAACTTATAGACAAAATGATTGATGGTCGTGAGTTTGATGGCCCTAATCCCGTTGAAAAATTAAGCGATCGTGAGCTGGAAATTTTTAGGATGATTGGGCAGGGGATGGGGACACGTTCTATAGCCGATCATTTGCGATTAAGTGTGAAAACTGTAGAGGCTCACCGGGCCCATATTAAAGACAAGCTTAACTTAAAAAGTGCCAACGAACTTGTACACCAAGCAATTTTATGGGTGGAAGGGAGCCATACATGA
- a CDS encoding response regulator: MAYSILIVSSSQEQAALISEACQRAKAAAILCCPSYEAAFGPLFMKRWDIIIIDMGMRDGMSILKKIKLLVHHDQSRILAFVKDSISEALFTEALEEGATHLLTANDLRQHELPHLTQYFEPKAVV; the protein is encoded by the coding sequence ATGGCCTATTCCATTTTAATTGTATCCAGTAGCCAAGAACAGGCTGCTCTTATTTCTGAAGCTTGCCAACGTGCAAAAGCGGCGGCTATTTTATGTTGCCCTTCCTACGAAGCGGCTTTTGGGCCGCTGTTTATGAAACGTTGGGATATTATCATTATCGATATGGGGATGCGTGATGGAATGAGCATTCTTAAAAAAATAAAATTACTTGTGCATCACGATCAAAGCCGCATTTTGGCTTTTGTGAAAGATTCCATCAGCGAAGCCTTGTTTACTGAGGCTTTGGAAGAAGGTGCAACACATCTGCTTACCGCTAACGATTTACGTCAACATGAATTACCCCATTTAACGCAGTATTTTGAGCCCAAAGCTGTGGTTTAA
- a CDS encoding amino acid permease, translating into MNVFRRKQIVTVTDLEVTEEHHHLKRSLSAFDLTCLGIGGIIGVGIFVITGVAAAEYAGPAVVLSFVVSMLACIFTALCYAEFASILPVAGSAYNYSYSTLGEIFAWIIGWDLVLEYVVGSIAVAVGWSGYFVKILESLGIHLPAWCAAAPGTAPGAIINLPAAIIVLIITGLLVVGIKESARFTTAMVFIKLLAIGVFIAVGVKGIQPVNWHPFMPFGFSGVVSGAAIVFFAYIGFDAVSTAAEEAKNPQRDLPIGIIASLVICTILYIIVSGILTGVVPYTELRVSAPIALAMERLGYNWGSALVSAGAVTGLTSVLVVLLMGQPRIFFAMSRDGLIWPWAAKVHPIFKTPYRSQILTGLIVAAIAAFIDIGTAAELTNIGTLFAFALVCGGVIVLRYKEPNLHRGFRCPGVPVLPILGIIACVVLMAKLPRLTWERFGIWLVIGLVIYFGYSYKNSVLNKKN; encoded by the coding sequence ATGAATGTTTTCCGCCGTAAACAAATTGTGACGGTGACCGATTTGGAGGTAACTGAAGAACATCATCATTTAAAACGTTCACTCTCGGCTTTTGATTTAACCTGTTTGGGAATTGGCGGCATTATTGGTGTGGGTATTTTTGTAATTACCGGTGTGGCTGCTGCTGAGTATGCAGGTCCTGCGGTAGTTCTTTCATTTGTTGTTTCAATGTTGGCCTGCATTTTTACAGCGTTGTGTTATGCGGAATTTGCTTCCATTTTACCGGTAGCGGGTTCGGCCTATAATTATTCTTACTCTACATTGGGCGAAATTTTTGCCTGGATCATTGGCTGGGATCTTGTGTTGGAGTACGTGGTTGGATCTATTGCTGTGGCGGTAGGTTGGTCTGGATATTTTGTAAAAATTTTAGAATCACTTGGTATTCATTTACCAGCCTGGTGTGCTGCGGCTCCGGGAACGGCGCCTGGTGCTATCATCAACTTACCCGCAGCTATTATTGTGCTTATTATTACAGGTTTATTAGTTGTTGGTATTAAGGAATCGGCCCGTTTTACCACGGCTATGGTATTTATTAAACTTTTGGCCATTGGTGTTTTTATTGCGGTGGGAGTGAAGGGGATTCAGCCGGTTAACTGGCATCCTTTTATGCCTTTTGGTTTTTCGGGTGTGGTGTCGGGAGCGGCTATTGTGTTTTTTGCCTATATTGGTTTTGATGCAGTTTCTACAGCCGCAGAGGAAGCTAAAAACCCGCAACGTGATTTACCTATTGGTATTATTGCCTCGCTTGTTATTTGTACTATTTTGTACATCATTGTTTCTGGAATTTTAACGGGTGTGGTTCCTTATACCGAGCTGAGAGTATCGGCACCCATTGCTTTGGCTATGGAGCGTTTGGGTTATAATTGGGGCTCTGCTTTGGTGTCGGCAGGAGCGGTAACGGGCCTTACCAGCGTGCTTGTTGTACTTCTGATGGGGCAGCCACGTATTTTTTTTGCAATGTCGCGTGATGGTTTAATTTGGCCCTGGGCTGCTAAAGTTCATCCCATATTTAAAACGCCGTATAGAAGCCAAATTTTAACAGGTCTGATTGTGGCTGCTATTGCCGCTTTTATAGATATTGGGACTGCGGCCGAACTCACTAATATTGGTACTTTATTTGCCTTTGCTTTAGTGTGTGGTGGTGTAATTGTATTGCGATATAAAGAGCCTAATTTGCATCGCGGGTTTCGTTGCCCCGGTGTTCCTGTACTTCCCATTTTAGGTATTATTGCTTGTGTAGTGTTGATGGCCAAGTTGCCTCGGCTGACCTGGGAACGTTTTGGGATTTGGCTCGTAATTGGTTTAGTTATTTATTTTGGGTATAGTTACAAAAATAGCGTTCTCAATAAGAAAAATTAA
- a CDS encoding PAS domain S-box protein encodes MPFSFHSITLLLFIISVYLVIRLYFANQYLKSEVKRRLEIENHLSLVMDSMSDGVVVADKNGRLVLFNAMANKVVGLGMQDVLPDQWTETYGLFLPDGKTPFKMDDLPLYRAIKGEKSTGVEMFIRNKDHPDGIFINVDSSPIYANAKLDGAVSIVRDITHQRKQDGMLKENERKLRLLLDKVAGIVWSVDLNLMITSSYGAGLSKLNLKPEELVGVSLYDYMRSKDPEYLPIKAHLNAIKGESSQYDFEWMGTVFETYVEQLVDFSGNPIGAIGLCVDITKKVRAEQERYKTEEQNRALLDAIPDLMFRIDKEGVYLDCKAPKDIPLLTPVENLIGRNFNTIVPPELAGRTAEAMDKAFKTGSVQSFEYQLPFNESIYFFEARIVPCAPTEVVAIIRNITQKKILEKEILEISDRVQERIGRDLHDGLGQNLTGIALMCKGLSQILQGEGNPQSKTAAEIAQLVNESIAQCRSLSRGLYPVELKENGLLPALEELVFRCQNYYGISCKLLVDSSIVIPATDFALHLYRIIQEAINNAIRHGEAQHISITLGKKDQLIRLEIQDDGKGFCSEGAGDGMGLNIMRYRASVIGAELSFHSLKNEGTSVICTFQI; translated from the coding sequence ATGCCGTTTTCGTTTCATAGTATTACTCTTCTTTTATTTATCATTTCCGTTTATCTAGTTATTCGTCTTTATTTTGCCAATCAATATTTAAAAAGTGAAGTGAAGCGTAGACTTGAAATAGAAAACCATTTGTCACTGGTGATGGATAGTATGAGCGATGGTGTGGTGGTGGCCGATAAGAATGGTAGACTTGTTTTGTTTAATGCGATGGCCAATAAAGTTGTTGGGCTTGGCATGCAAGATGTGTTGCCCGATCAGTGGACCGAAACCTACGGACTATTTTTGCCTGATGGAAAAACGCCGTTTAAGATGGATGATTTACCTCTTTACCGTGCTATTAAGGGTGAAAAAAGTACGGGCGTAGAAATGTTTATCCGTAACAAAGATCACCCCGATGGTATTTTTATTAATGTGGATTCTAGCCCCATTTATGCAAACGCTAAGCTTGATGGAGCTGTATCTATTGTGCGCGATATCACACATCAGCGTAAACAGGATGGGATGCTGAAGGAAAATGAGCGTAAATTACGCCTGTTGCTTGATAAGGTGGCAGGTATTGTATGGAGCGTTGATTTAAATCTGATGATAACTTCTTCTTATGGTGCGGGTCTCTCTAAGCTTAATTTAAAGCCCGAAGAATTGGTTGGAGTGAGCTTGTATGATTATATGAGGAGTAAGGATCCGGAGTATTTGCCTATAAAGGCGCATTTAAATGCCATTAAAGGCGAATCGAGCCAATACGATTTTGAATGGATGGGGACTGTTTTTGAAACCTATGTGGAGCAGTTGGTTGATTTTTCTGGAAATCCTATAGGGGCTATTGGTTTATGTGTGGATATTACCAAAAAAGTAAGAGCCGAACAGGAACGATACAAAACCGAAGAGCAAAACCGTGCCTTACTGGATGCTATCCCCGATCTTATGTTTCGTATTGATAAAGAAGGGGTGTATCTTGATTGTAAAGCCCCTAAAGATATTCCTCTGCTTACTCCCGTTGAAAATTTGATTGGCCGTAATTTTAACACTATTGTTCCTCCCGAATTAGCTGGCCGTACAGCGGAGGCCATGGATAAGGCTTTTAAAACCGGAAGCGTGCAATCGTTTGAGTATCAATTGCCTTTTAACGAAAGTATTTATTTTTTTGAGGCCCGTATTGTACCGTGCGCCCCAACAGAAGTTGTTGCCATAATTCGAAACATTACGCAGAAAAAAATACTCGAAAAAGAGATTTTGGAAATTTCAGATCGTGTACAAGAAAGAATTGGCCGTGATTTGCATGATGGTTTGGGGCAAAATTTAACGGGAATTGCTCTGATGTGTAAAGGGTTAAGTCAAATTTTACAGGGTGAGGGAAACCCTCAGTCAAAAACTGCTGCTGAGATTGCCCAATTGGTAAATGAGAGTATTGCCCAGTGTCGATCACTCTCGCGTGGTTTATACCCAGTGGAATTAAAAGAAAACGGACTTTTACCTGCATTGGAAGAGTTGGTATTTCGTTGCCAGAACTATTACGGTATTTCATGCAAACTTTTGGTGGACAGCTCTATTGTTATCCCAGCCACCGATTTTGCTCTCCATTTATATCGTATTATCCAGGAAGCCATTAATAACGCGATTCGTCATGGCGAAGCCCAACATATCAGCATAACTTTGGGTAAAAAGGATCAGCTTATTCGTCTAGAAATTCAAGATGATGGCAAAGGCTTTTGTAGCGAAGGCGCGGGGGATGGTATGGGTCTTAACATTATGCGTTATAGAGCTAGTGTTATTGGTGCCGAACTGTCATTTCATTCCCTTAAAAATGAGGGGACAAGTGTGATTTGTACTTTCCAAATTTAA
- a CDS encoding enoyl-CoA hydratase/isomerase family protein, which yields MNTLKITNQNQITTITLNRPDVRNAFNDTLILELTDAFKAAFADRGTRAIILNGEGKVFSAGGDLEWMKKSATYTPEKNAEDALKLAELLETMLSGSKPIITLVHGMAMGGALGLISASDIVLSTADCLFSFSEVKLGLIPAVIGPFVIDKIGESQARKLFITGERFTAENAKAINLIHDVAANAEELISKAQGITKEILQNSPNALKEVKTYFCTLPNKTWPDKMKYVASMLAKLRSSDEGQEGMKAFFEKRKPKWAD from the coding sequence ATGAACACACTTAAAATTACCAATCAAAATCAAATCACCACCATCACCCTAAACCGTCCCGATGTACGAAATGCCTTTAATGACACGCTCATCCTCGAACTGACAGATGCTTTTAAAGCAGCTTTTGCGGATAGAGGAACACGCGCCATCATTTTAAATGGCGAAGGAAAAGTATTCAGTGCTGGCGGCGATTTGGAATGGATGAAAAAAAGTGCCACCTATACACCCGAAAAAAATGCAGAAGATGCCTTAAAGCTAGCAGAACTTCTGGAAACCATGCTTTCCGGCTCTAAACCCATTATCACTTTAGTACACGGTATGGCCATGGGTGGAGCTTTGGGTTTAATTAGTGCTTCGGATATTGTTCTTTCAACAGCCGACTGTTTGTTCAGCTTCTCAGAAGTAAAATTAGGACTCATTCCGGCTGTCATTGGCCCTTTTGTCATCGATAAAATTGGTGAATCTCAAGCTCGCAAACTATTTATTACTGGCGAGCGATTTACAGCAGAAAATGCCAAAGCCATAAATCTTATTCACGATGTAGCAGCAAATGCAGAAGAGTTAATAAGTAAAGCTCAAGGGATTACAAAAGAAATTTTACAAAACTCTCCCAATGCTCTAAAGGAAGTAAAAACTTATTTCTGTACCTTGCCTAATAAAACGTGGCCCGATAAAATGAAATATGTAGCCAGCATGCTGGCAAAACTGCGTTCATCCGATGAAGGCCAA